From the Bacillus tuaregi genome, one window contains:
- a CDS encoding acyl-CoA carboxylase subunit beta, producing the protein MQPLQRTLQDRVEEIKKGGAPKYHEKNQEQGKLFVRERLSLLFDPGFELEDALFANCMAGDLPADGVVTGMGKINGQLVCVMANDSTIKAGSWGARTVEKIIRIQETAEKLRVPLLYLVDSAGARITDQVEMFPGRRGAGRIFYNQVKLSGKIPQICLLFGPSAAGGAYIPAFCDIVIMVDKNASMYLGSPRMAEMVIGEQVSLEEMGGARMHCSVSGCGDVLAKNEEDAISLARNYLSYFPANFSEKPPVREAVAPKQLKKSLEELIPANQNSPFNMQDLINEIIDEGSFFEIKKLFAAELITGLARIDGKPVGIIANQPRMKGGVLFHDSADKAAKFINLCDAYHIPLLFLVDVPGFMIGTKVERAGIIRHGAKMISAMAEASVPKISVIVRKAYGAGLYAMAGPAFEPDACLALPSAQIAVMGPEAAVNAVYANKIAGLPEEERAAFIEQKREEYKEDIDLYRLASEMVIDGIIPANSLREELTKRFEAYSSKYLIFSERKHPVYPV; encoded by the coding sequence ATGCAGCCATTACAGCGCACACTTCAGGATAGAGTTGAAGAAATTAAAAAGGGCGGCGCTCCCAAATATCATGAGAAAAATCAGGAGCAGGGGAAATTATTTGTCCGTGAACGTTTATCCTTATTATTCGATCCTGGCTTTGAATTGGAGGATGCTCTGTTTGCCAATTGCATGGCAGGTGACCTTCCTGCAGACGGTGTCGTGACAGGAATGGGAAAAATAAATGGTCAGCTGGTCTGTGTCATGGCCAATGATTCCACCATTAAAGCCGGTTCTTGGGGGGCACGGACAGTAGAGAAAATCATTCGTATTCAAGAAACAGCTGAAAAACTCCGGGTGCCATTATTATATCTGGTAGATTCAGCAGGAGCACGGATAACCGATCAGGTCGAAATGTTCCCGGGGCGTCGTGGTGCAGGAAGAATTTTTTACAATCAAGTGAAGCTCTCAGGTAAAATCCCTCAAATCTGCCTTTTATTTGGACCATCTGCCGCGGGCGGAGCCTATATTCCAGCTTTTTGCGATATTGTCATTATGGTTGACAAGAATGCGTCGATGTACCTTGGTTCACCGCGAATGGCTGAAATGGTCATTGGTGAACAGGTTAGCTTAGAGGAAATGGGCGGAGCTCGTATGCATTGCTCTGTTTCAGGCTGCGGTGATGTACTTGCGAAAAATGAAGAGGACGCCATTTCACTGGCTAGAAACTATCTATCTTATTTTCCGGCAAATTTCTCCGAGAAGCCGCCAGTTCGCGAGGCAGTGGCTCCTAAGCAATTGAAGAAATCCTTAGAGGAACTGATTCCGGCCAATCAGAATTCACCCTTTAATATGCAGGATTTAATAAATGAGATTATTGATGAAGGCTCCTTCTTTGAAATCAAAAAGCTTTTTGCTGCCGAGCTGATTACAGGGCTTGCCCGTATAGATGGGAAACCTGTCGGAATCATTGCCAATCAGCCGCGTATGAAGGGTGGAGTCTTATTCCATGATTCAGCTGATAAGGCGGCAAAATTCATTAATCTATGTGATGCCTACCATATTCCTCTATTATTCCTGGTTGATGTTCCAGGGTTTATGATCGGCACAAAGGTAGAAAGGGCAGGAATCATTCGCCATGGTGCGAAAATGATTTCAGCGATGGCTGAAGCAAGTGTTCCAAAGATTTCTGTTATTGTCCGAAAAGCCTATGGTGCCGGTCTTTATGCAATGGCTGGTCCTGCATTTGAACCCGATGCTTGTCTTGCTTTGCCTTCTGCCCAAATTGCTGTGATGGGACCAGAGGCAGCCGTTAACGCTGTTTATGCGAATAAAATTGCTGGACTTCCTGAAGAAGAGCGTGCCGCCTTTATTGAACAAAAGCGTGAGGAGTATAAAGAGGACATTGATTTATACCGTTTAGCTTCTGAAATGGTGATTGATGGAATTATTCCAGCAAACTCATTACGTGAAGAGCTTACAAAACGTTTTGAGGCGTATTCTTCCAAATACCTTATTTTCTCAGAACGAAAACACCCAGTTTATCCGGTCTAA
- a CDS encoding enoyl-CoA hydratase → MSKTIVVNRMENGIVMITLNRPEAANALSVQMLEELHDAILTCKYDRSARCIVITGAGEKAFCAGADLKERAGMGPVQVRKTVSLIRENINALESLPLPVIAAVNGVAFGGGTELALACDIRIASKTAKLGLTETSLGIIPGAGGTQRLPRLVGKGRAKELIFTARRIDAMEALEIGLVEYSVPFASLQDKVLEVAGQIARNGPIAVAQAKFAIEKGFDVDLNTGLAIEQNAYEVTIPTKDRLEGLQAFKEKRTPNFIGE, encoded by the coding sequence ATGAGTAAAACGATTGTAGTTAATAGGATGGAAAACGGAATTGTGATGATTACATTAAATAGACCGGAAGCAGCGAATGCCTTGTCCGTACAGATGCTAGAGGAATTGCATGATGCTATTCTTACATGTAAATATGATCGATCAGCTCGCTGTATTGTGATTACAGGGGCAGGGGAGAAAGCTTTTTGTGCTGGAGCTGATTTAAAAGAACGAGCTGGCATGGGTCCCGTTCAAGTGAGGAAGACAGTCTCTTTGATTCGCGAAAATATTAACGCCTTAGAATCATTGCCTCTACCGGTCATAGCGGCTGTGAATGGGGTTGCCTTTGGAGGAGGAACGGAGCTTGCGCTTGCTTGTGATATCCGTATTGCCTCTAAAACGGCAAAGCTTGGTCTGACGGAAACATCACTGGGAATTATTCCAGGTGCAGGTGGAACACAGCGTTTACCAAGATTAGTAGGAAAGGGTCGTGCAAAAGAGCTGATTTTCACGGCTAGACGAATTGATGCAATGGAAGCGCTTGAAATTGGATTAGTAGAGTATTCGGTCCCTTTTGCAAGCTTACAAGATAAAGTATTAGAAGTAGCAGGACAAATCGCTCGGAACGGCCCGATTGCCGTGGCACAAGCGAAGTTTGCCATTGAAAAAGGCTTTGATGTTGATCTAAACACCGGTCTTGCGATTGAGCAAAATGCCTATGAGGTCACTATTCCAACAAAGGATCGTTTGGAAGGATTACAGGCCTTCAAGGAGAAGCGTACCCCAAACTTCATTGGAGAATAA
- a CDS encoding hydroxymethylglutaryl-CoA lyase — translation MKWPEKVTIKEVGPRDGLQNEKAYISTEDKIAWINQLSETGLKHIEITSFVHPKWIPALSDADAVACGIRRKPGVTYTALVPNHQGLERALKADIDEAAVFMSASETHNRKNINKTINETFPILQDLVRETVSAGKSSRGYISTVFGCPYEGNVDIEQVIRVSETLFEMGISELSLGDTIGVANPPQVQEVLDVLLKRFPADKLAMHFHDTRGTALANILVSLEMGITIFDSSLGGLGGCPYAPGASGNVATNDLLYMLLGMGTETGVDQHKLFQASQFIQERLGKALPSRTFQVECSQQEGKLGNIV, via the coding sequence ATGAAGTGGCCTGAAAAGGTAACGATTAAAGAGGTTGGTCCTCGTGATGGATTGCAAAACGAAAAGGCATATATTTCAACAGAAGATAAAATTGCTTGGATTAACCAATTGTCAGAAACAGGATTAAAGCATATTGAAATTACCTCATTTGTTCATCCTAAATGGATTCCTGCACTTTCAGATGCAGATGCCGTAGCTTGTGGCATTAGAAGAAAGCCAGGTGTCACCTATACAGCACTCGTTCCAAACCATCAAGGTTTGGAACGAGCATTAAAGGCTGACATAGATGAAGCTGCTGTATTTATGTCAGCAAGCGAAACACATAATCGAAAAAACATCAATAAAACGATTAACGAGACTTTCCCCATTTTACAAGATTTGGTTAGAGAAACGGTTTCAGCAGGAAAATCAAGTAGAGGCTATATTTCAACCGTGTTTGGCTGCCCGTATGAAGGGAATGTGGATATCGAGCAAGTGATTCGGGTTTCTGAAACCTTATTCGAAATGGGGATTTCAGAGCTATCGCTCGGGGATACAATCGGTGTCGCCAATCCACCGCAGGTCCAAGAAGTACTGGACGTTTTATTAAAAAGATTTCCTGCTGATAAACTTGCCATGCATTTTCATGATACACGGGGAACAGCTTTGGCCAATATCTTAGTATCGTTAGAAATGGGAATCACTATTTTTGATTCTTCCCTTGGCGGCTTAGGCGGCTGCCCCTATGCCCCTGGAGCATCCGGAAATGTAGCAACAAACGATTTACTTTATATGCTACTTGGAATGGGAACTGAAACAGGTGTTGACCAGCATAAGCTATTTCAAGCATCCCAATTCATTCAGGAAAGGCTAGGTAAAGCGTTACCTAGTAGAACTTTTCAGGTCGAATGCTCGCAGCAGGAAGGAAAGCTTGGGAATATCGTGTAA
- a CDS encoding acetyl-CoA carboxylase biotin carboxyl carrier protein subunit, whose translation MNEVYASMAGNVWKVLVKVGDQIEEGQDVAILESMKMEIPIAAEFDGTIKEVKVNEGDFVNEGDLIIVAE comes from the coding sequence ATGAATGAAGTATACGCAAGTATGGCAGGAAATGTATGGAAGGTACTAGTAAAAGTAGGGGACCAGATAGAAGAGGGTCAGGATGTAGCGATTCTAGAATCGATGAAAATGGAAATTCCCATTGCCGCTGAATTCGACGGAACGATAAAAGAAGTAAAAGTAAACGAAGGCGACTTTGTCAATGAAGGCGACCTCATTATTGTAGCTGAATAA
- a CDS encoding acetyl-CoA carboxylase biotin carboxylase subunit: protein MFKKVLIANRGEIAVRVIRTCKALGISTIGVYSEADVDAPHVKLADEVHLIGGPRVAESYLNIDKILEVAKLTNAEAIHPGYGLLSENAEFARRCTEAGLVFIGPSPEVMSKMGSKIESRKVMEEAGVPVVPGITYPLADVEEAVEVADRIGYPVMLKASAGGGGIGMQVAQNGDEIRKAFAGNQKRATDFFGDGAMYIEKFVANPRHIEIQILADSQGNTVYLWERECSIQRRHQKVVEEAPSSFITEQTRARMGEAAVKAAKSIGYQNAGTIEFLVDEEQNFYFLEMNTRLQVEHPVTEEITGLDLVEQQLHIAAGEALTFSQEKIKREGHAIEVRIYAEDPKTFFPSPGKITKLELPNGPGVRHELAIHGQSAVTPFYDPMIAKLVVKGSNRDEAINRLQAALADYQIEGIKTNIPMLQEVIAHSAFYSGDTTTDFVNKYIQSKNIKKVK, encoded by the coding sequence GTGTTCAAAAAAGTATTAATTGCTAATCGTGGGGAAATTGCTGTTCGTGTCATTCGTACATGCAAGGCCTTAGGGATATCTACCATTGGAGTATACTCAGAAGCTGATGTGGATGCTCCACATGTAAAACTGGCAGATGAGGTCCATTTAATCGGAGGTCCACGCGTAGCAGAAAGCTATTTGAATATCGATAAAATACTAGAGGTTGCAAAGTTAACCAATGCGGAAGCCATTCACCCGGGATATGGCTTGCTTTCTGAGAATGCCGAATTTGCTCGCCGTTGTACGGAAGCAGGTCTTGTCTTTATCGGTCCTTCTCCAGAGGTGATGTCGAAAATGGGAAGTAAAATCGAATCACGTAAGGTGATGGAGGAAGCAGGCGTACCTGTTGTTCCAGGTATTACCTACCCGCTCGCAGATGTAGAAGAAGCGGTAGAAGTGGCGGATCGCATCGGTTATCCAGTTATGCTGAAAGCCTCCGCTGGGGGTGGTGGTATTGGCATGCAGGTCGCCCAAAACGGGGATGAAATCCGTAAAGCATTCGCAGGGAACCAAAAGCGGGCTACAGACTTCTTTGGCGATGGAGCGATGTATATAGAGAAATTTGTTGCTAATCCAAGGCATATTGAGATTCAAATTCTAGCAGATAGTCAGGGAAATACCGTTTACCTTTGGGAGCGTGAATGTTCTATCCAGCGTCGTCATCAAAAGGTCGTCGAGGAAGCTCCTTCCTCTTTTATTACCGAGCAAACTAGAGCCAGGATGGGAGAGGCCGCAGTAAAGGCTGCAAAATCTATAGGTTATCAAAATGCGGGAACCATCGAGTTTTTAGTCGATGAAGAGCAAAATTTCTATTTTCTTGAAATGAATACCCGCTTGCAGGTGGAGCATCCGGTTACAGAAGAAATAACAGGTTTGGACTTAGTCGAACAGCAATTGCATATTGCTGCGGGTGAAGCGCTGACCTTTTCTCAAGAGAAGATAAAACGTGAGGGCCATGCCATTGAGGTAAGAATTTATGCAGAGGATCCTAAAACCTTTTTCCCTTCTCCCGGAAAAATAACCAAATTAGAGCTGCCGAACGGACCTGGAGTTCGACATGAATTAGCCATACACGGTCAATCCGCCGTCACTCCTTTCTATGATCCCATGATTGCAAAGCTTGTTGTCAAGGGCAGCAATCGTGATGAAGCCATCAATCGACTGCAAGCAGCATTAGCTGATTATCAGATTGAAGGGATTAAAACAAATATCCCCATGCTTCAAGAGGTTATCGCACATTCGGCATTCTATTCAGGCGATACGACCACAGATTTTGTGAACAAGTATATACAATCGAAAAACATAAAAAAAGTGAAATAG
- a CDS encoding acetate--CoA ligase — protein MDISGILQVVSNSKLIFPEEEKVRSTSIGSSEAFQELLKLSQEDPATFWDRAARELVWYEPWKETISGQLPDFRFFSGGISNPSVNLLDRHVENGAGNRTALIWEGENGDSKFYTYQMLLAEVSRFANVLRSFGVKKGDCVAIYLPNLAEAFIAVLACFRIGAVYNTIFSGYSEKSLTDRLINFEPKVLVTADATERRGKVIHLKEKVDVVVPSIPSIEAVIVVDRLSTEVQMKEGRDYWWHEETSAASIVCEPERMEANESGIVFYTSGTTGKPKGVVHSGMAFVTQNYTYAKYHMDHHQDDVFWCTADIGWLTMHIWGITGALANGVTTVVFEGAVDYPTKDRFYQIIEKYRVNKLFTAPTALRMLKSMGEKTLEKFDISCLDVISLVGEPFDPETWHWTYEVLGKKKIYINNTWGQTETAGSPIAGAAWLTPMKPGSSGTPFLGAVMDIVDEEGHSVKPGRLGNLVIRKPFPMLCRTLWKEPERYYASYFSQVDGCYYASDLALLDEDGYLWVVGRSDDAFNVAGHRLSTMEMESAALEIEGVSETAIIGIPDEIKGEVPLVFVRLADGYEETEEIKQRISNQIIQQIGKIAAPKSVIVTDMLPKTVSGKIMRRLLKEIVVSGKVQGDITGLEDPTTVVQIQKILAEKASVNR, from the coding sequence ATGGATATTAGTGGAATTTTACAAGTAGTTTCAAATAGCAAGCTTATTTTTCCGGAAGAAGAAAAAGTGCGTTCAACCTCCATTGGAAGCAGCGAGGCCTTTCAAGAACTACTGAAGCTTTCCCAAGAAGATCCTGCTACCTTTTGGGATCGTGCTGCCCGTGAACTAGTTTGGTATGAGCCATGGAAGGAAACGATTAGTGGACAGCTCCCAGATTTTCGTTTCTTTTCCGGCGGCATTAGTAACCCGAGTGTCAATTTGCTTGATCGACATGTTGAAAATGGGGCAGGAAACCGAACCGCTCTCATATGGGAGGGTGAAAACGGGGACAGCAAATTCTACACCTATCAGATGCTTCTTGCAGAAGTAAGCCGTTTTGCGAATGTTCTTAGATCCTTTGGTGTGAAGAAAGGTGATTGTGTCGCTATTTACCTTCCCAATCTGGCCGAAGCCTTTATTGCCGTACTAGCTTGTTTCCGAATTGGTGCTGTCTATAATACGATTTTCTCGGGCTATTCCGAAAAATCATTGACAGACCGACTCATCAATTTCGAGCCAAAGGTCCTGGTCACTGCGGATGCAACAGAACGCAGAGGAAAAGTGATTCATTTAAAAGAAAAGGTCGATGTGGTTGTTCCGTCGATTCCTTCTATTGAAGCGGTCATTGTTGTAGACCGATTAAGTACAGAGGTTCAGATGAAGGAGGGCCGGGATTACTGGTGGCATGAAGAGACCAGCGCGGCAAGTATCGTATGTGAGCCTGAGCGAATGGAAGCCAATGAAAGCGGCATTGTGTTCTATACAAGTGGAACGACTGGCAAACCAAAGGGTGTTGTTCATTCCGGGATGGCGTTTGTCACGCAAAATTACACCTATGCTAAGTATCATATGGATCACCATCAGGACGATGTTTTCTGGTGTACTGCTGATATCGGATGGTTAACGATGCATATTTGGGGCATAACCGGTGCCTTAGCAAATGGTGTTACAACGGTTGTCTTTGAAGGCGCAGTTGATTACCCAACAAAGGATCGCTTCTATCAAATCATTGAAAAATACAGAGTGAATAAACTGTTTACAGCCCCAACCGCTTTAAGAATGTTAAAAAGTATGGGAGAAAAGACATTAGAGAAATTTGATATATCCTGCCTCGATGTCATTTCCCTTGTTGGTGAACCTTTCGATCCTGAAACCTGGCACTGGACATACGAAGTACTTGGAAAAAAGAAAATATATATCAATAATACTTGGGGACAAACCGAAACCGCTGGATCACCGATTGCTGGAGCCGCTTGGCTAACCCCTATGAAACCAGGTTCCTCAGGTACTCCGTTTTTAGGTGCAGTTATGGATATAGTGGATGAAGAAGGTCATTCCGTTAAACCAGGTAGGTTAGGAAATCTTGTGATTAGAAAACCATTTCCTATGCTTTGCCGGACACTTTGGAAAGAACCCGAACGATACTACGCATCCTACTTTAGCCAAGTGGATGGTTGCTATTATGCCAGTGACCTGGCTTTACTAGATGAAGATGGTTATTTATGGGTGGTCGGCCGGTCGGATGATGCCTTTAATGTGGCTGGACACCGTTTAAGCACCATGGAGATGGAAAGCGCTGCACTAGAAATTGAGGGCGTTTCTGAAACAGCCATCATAGGAATTCCTGACGAAATTAAAGGAGAGGTTCCCCTAGTATTTGTTCGACTCGCTGATGGCTATGAAGAAACAGAAGAGATAAAACAGCGAATCAGTAATCAGATTATTCAGCAAATAGGTAAAATTGCCGCTCCAAAATCGGTTATTGTAACTGATATGCTGCCGAAAACAGTTAGTGGAAAAATCATGCGTCGTTTGCTAAAAGAAATTGTTGTTTCTGGAAAGGTACAAGGCGACATTACAGGATTAGAAGATCCGACTACAGTTGTACAAATTCAAAAAATACTCGCTGAAAAAGCATCTGTAAATCGTTAG
- a CDS encoding acyl-CoA dehydrogenase, which yields MNFDLTKEQEMIRKLIRDFSNEEVAPGADERDQTGEFPTEIFSKLSELGIMGLPFSEEYGGADADTISFAIVVEELSRVCASTGITYSAHISLGGAPLHLFGTHEQKETYLTPICTGESFGAFGLTEQNAGSDASGTQTTAVEDGDEWVINGSKCFITNASFAKHLAVTAVTDRSKGINGISAFIVPTDAPGFTVINNYEKMGLHASNTTELILENVRVPKENLLGTEGNGYKQFLATLDGGRIGIGAMAVGIAQGAYEKALQYAKERKQFGKSLSNFQAIQFKLADMAMNIELARNMVYKAAWLKDQGRAFKTEAAFAKLFASEICMRACDQAVQIHGGYGYMKEYQVERFFRDAKLLEIGEGTSEVQRMVIAKQIGC from the coding sequence ATGAATTTCGATTTAACGAAAGAACAAGAAATGATACGCAAGTTAATCAGGGATTTTTCTAATGAAGAGGTTGCTCCTGGAGCGGATGAACGCGATCAAACAGGAGAATTCCCAACCGAAATCTTCTCAAAATTATCTGAGTTAGGAATCATGGGTCTTCCTTTCTCCGAAGAATACGGTGGAGCTGATGCTGATACAATCAGCTTTGCTATTGTCGTTGAAGAACTTAGCCGTGTTTGTGCATCCACAGGTATTACATATTCAGCCCATATTTCATTAGGGGGCGCACCGCTTCATTTATTTGGTACTCATGAGCAAAAAGAGACATACTTAACACCGATTTGTACTGGAGAGTCCTTCGGAGCATTTGGGTTGACTGAGCAGAATGCAGGCTCAGATGCCAGCGGTACCCAAACAACGGCCGTAGAGGATGGTGACGAATGGGTTATTAACGGCTCGAAATGCTTTATTACGAATGCTAGCTTTGCAAAGCACCTTGCCGTAACAGCGGTAACAGACCGCTCAAAAGGAATCAATGGAATCAGCGCCTTTATTGTTCCTACAGATGCTCCAGGATTTACAGTCATAAACAACTACGAAAAAATGGGGCTGCATGCTTCTAATACTACAGAGCTTATTTTAGAGAATGTCAGAGTTCCGAAAGAAAATCTGCTAGGAACAGAAGGGAATGGCTACAAGCAATTTTTAGCTACGCTTGATGGCGGCAGAATTGGAATTGGGGCCATGGCTGTAGGTATTGCACAAGGAGCTTATGAAAAAGCGCTTCAATATGCAAAGGAAAGAAAACAGTTTGGCAAGAGCTTATCGAACTTCCAGGCCATCCAATTTAAATTAGCTGATATGGCTATGAATATCGAATTAGCCCGGAATATGGTATACAAAGCAGCCTGGTTAAAGGATCAAGGAAGAGCCTTTAAAACGGAAGCAGCCTTTGCGAAATTATTTGCTTCAGAAATCTGCATGCGTGCATGTGATCAAGCCGTTCAAATTCACGGCGGATACGGTTATATGAAGGAATACCAAGTAGAGCGATTCTTCCGTGATGCAAAGCTGTTGGAAATTGGAGAAGGAACATCAGAGGTTCAACGAATGGTCATTGCTAAGCAAATTGGTTGTTAA
- a CDS encoding helix-turn-helix domain-containing protein, which produces MQDTLTRRQLESLIHMSNVINSKLDIDTIFDSIINEAISVVEAAGGGSIWVFDESQDRLIAKSAQGLFYPHIFRQIKLVSGESMTGMAFSERHCLFFRNEEEVKQALTTLTPDNRDLLERSIPSSFHFTSVISSPILQNGKCIGVITLDSFEHSLQFKQEDINLLEAIGHQAAIAVEKSSLYFEKEKMVQKLSHSIEIHRNLANLVVNGEGIQSILNFIHKKMGQQMLLFDEIGELKASACHSSISIEIVEYMKKYAKQMIPSLENSHTVTEITLKDDPFQLVVLPLGSKQKALGGLVILSRQKMSKVDISALEHACTVISLELVKEEAVLETQQRLRGEFVTKLFSGQMDEVLIQKAKHLHFDPNWNYVSLIIHFEDKGNEQKFLDDHMIKNLLHMANMILLEKNLQVTTVRDENQITALLSWSSKVSSSNMNAEIKELATKLQQKSRSKYSEIVVSIGIGRMKQGLTFVHESFVEATKCITFLKNYEFDQRVLSYTDLGVQRFILQNSQEELIDFIMEVLGPLIEYEKSRKGELLSTLVAYLEQNKNIKKTADFLHIHTNTLNYRLKRMEEILVTDLNDSQPLFNIHLAVKIYQYIKDKKALQKNRG; this is translated from the coding sequence ATGCAGGATACATTAACTCGTCGGCAATTGGAGTCCTTAATCCATATGTCTAACGTCATTAATTCGAAATTAGATATTGATACTATTTTCGATTCGATCATTAATGAAGCGATTTCTGTTGTTGAAGCTGCAGGAGGAGGTTCGATATGGGTATTTGACGAAAGCCAGGACCGACTCATTGCAAAATCAGCACAAGGATTATTTTATCCACATATTTTTCGGCAAATTAAGTTAGTTAGCGGTGAATCTATGACAGGGATGGCCTTTTCGGAAAGACATTGTCTCTTTTTTCGGAATGAAGAAGAAGTGAAACAAGCACTGACCACATTAACACCCGATAACAGAGATTTATTGGAACGTTCTATTCCAAGTAGTTTTCACTTTACCTCTGTCATCTCTTCACCTATTTTACAAAATGGAAAATGTATTGGCGTGATTACATTGGACTCCTTCGAGCATTCCCTACAGTTTAAGCAGGAGGATATTAATCTATTGGAAGCCATTGGCCACCAGGCCGCGATTGCGGTGGAAAAATCGAGTCTATATTTTGAAAAGGAAAAAATGGTCCAAAAGCTTTCCCATTCAATCGAAATACATAGGAACTTGGCAAATCTTGTCGTAAACGGCGAAGGAATTCAATCCATTCTGAATTTTATACATAAAAAAATGGGACAGCAAATGCTTCTTTTTGATGAAATAGGAGAGCTTAAGGCTTCTGCCTGCCATTCTTCGATTTCAATTGAAATAGTCGAATATATGAAAAAATACGCAAAACAAATGATTCCATCATTAGAAAACTCACATACCGTTACGGAAATAACCTTAAAGGATGATCCATTCCAATTAGTTGTATTGCCGCTTGGCTCTAAGCAAAAAGCCTTAGGCGGGCTCGTTATTCTCTCTAGGCAAAAAATGAGCAAGGTAGATATCTCCGCTCTTGAACATGCTTGTACCGTTATTTCACTTGAACTGGTAAAAGAGGAAGCAGTTTTGGAAACACAGCAGCGATTAAGAGGAGAATTCGTAACAAAGCTCTTCTCAGGTCAAATGGATGAAGTACTGATTCAGAAAGCAAAACATTTACATTTTGACCCTAACTGGAACTACGTCTCCCTTATTATTCATTTTGAAGACAAAGGAAACGAGCAAAAGTTCCTTGATGATCACATGATCAAGAATTTACTCCATATGGCAAATATGATACTACTCGAAAAAAACCTCCAGGTTACAACAGTAAGGGATGAAAACCAAATTACAGCTCTTCTATCCTGGTCTTCCAAAGTTTCTTCATCCAATATGAATGCAGAAATAAAGGAGCTTGCTACCAAATTACAGCAGAAAAGTAGAAGTAAATATAGCGAGATAGTTGTCTCGATTGGGATTGGAAGAATGAAGCAGGGGCTTACCTTTGTCCATGAGTCATTTGTAGAAGCGACAAAGTGCATAACTTTTCTCAAAAATTATGAGTTTGATCAAAGAGTTCTAAGCTATACAGATCTTGGAGTTCAAAGATTTATTTTGCAAAATTCACAGGAGGAATTAATCGATTTTATAATGGAGGTATTAGGTCCCCTTATTGAATATGAAAAATCTCGAAAAGGAGAATTATTGAGTACACTGGTTGCTTATTTAGAGCAAAACAAGAACATCAAAAAAACCGCTGATTTCTTACATATTCACACGAATACCTTAAACTATCGTTTAAAACGGATGGAGGAAATTCTAGTAACGGATTTAAATGATAGTCAACCATTATTTAATATTCATCTAGCAGTCAAGATCTATCAGTATATTAAGGATAAAAAAGCTCTACAAAAAAATAGGGGCTAA